From Coccinella septempunctata chromosome 4, icCocSept1.1, whole genome shotgun sequence, a single genomic window includes:
- the LOC123311820 gene encoding uncharacterized protein LOC123311820, giving the protein MSTLIKTQLRRLSFTPSFLCQYVDDLIISMPGDRETEVLEIFNNFDDHIQFTIERESNRSVPFLDTKLIRQEDNTIKLDWYQKPSSSGRYINASSYHNIKIKVNTILGLKKRIEDITHPTLTKGALGRLFQLMKDNGYSNQLLKKLLYSTTRPPEPTLTAENGGNDDDIQDRITFAKLPYIKELTFELTKLFKKYMNIKVARYTLVATKSFFSNTKEKLKNSFKRNVVYQIKCKHCPQVYIGQTSQALAKRISLHKSDSTIRPDRCALGQHIRNTGHNADFDNVMVLEQEDNYNKRLFLEMCHIQQNNTMNTKSDTSNLSSIYSFLLRCDQYGRNPQDLTE; this is encoded by the coding sequence ATGTCAACCCTAATTAAGACCCAGCTCAGAAGGCTTTCCTTTACACCATCATTCCTCTGCCAATATGTAGACGACCTGATAATATCCATGCCCGGTGACCGCGAAACAGAAGTTTTGGAGATATTCAACAATTTTGACGACCACATACAGTTCACAATAGAAAGAGAATCAAATAGAAGCGTGCCTTTTCTAGATACCAAACTGATCAGGCAAGAAGATAATACTATAAAATTGGACTGGTACCAGAAGCCAAGCAGTTCCGGCAGATATATCAATGCGTCGTCATACCACAACATCAAAATAAAAGTGAACACCATCTTAGGCCTAAAGAAAAGAATCGAAGACATCACACATCCCACATTGACAAAAGGAGCACTAGGAAGGCTATTCCAACTAATGAAAGACAATGGGTACTCCAACCAACTACTTAAAAAACTACTATACAGCACAACACGCCCTCCAGAGCCAACCCTGACGGCTGAAAATGGGGGCAATGATGATGACATTCAAGACCGAATCACCTTCGCAAAGTTACCATACATCAAAGAGTTGACATTCGAGCTAACCAAACTATTCAAAAAATACATGAACATAAAAGTCGCAAGATACACCCTAGTGGCCACCAAATCATTTTTCAGCAACAcaaaggaaaaattaaaaaactcgTTTAAACGAAACGTAGTCTACCAGATAAAGTGCAAACATTGCCCCCAGGTGTACATAGGACAGACTTCACAAGCCCTAGCAAAAAGAATTTCCCTGCACAAAAGCGATTCCACCATTCGCCCAGACCGATGTGCACTAGGCCAACACATTAGAAACACAGGTCACAACGCAGATTTCGATAACGTAATGGTATTAGAACAAGAAGACAACTATAACAAACGCTTATTCCTCGAGATGTGCCATATACAACAAAATAACACAATGAATACGAAATCAGATACAAGCAATCTCAGCAGTATATATAGTTTTCTCCTAAGATGTGATCAATATGGACGAAACCCGCAGGATCTTACAGAGTGA